TACAGGTAACATGTGTCAGGGAGCATATTGCAGGTTGCACGTAGCAAGTTGTTGGTTGCacgttgcaggtagcaggtagcaagttgtTGCTTGCAAGTAGCAAGTAGCAAGTTGTTGCGTGCAAGTAGCAAGTAGCAAGTTGTTGGTTGCAAGTAGCAGGTAACAAGTTGTTGgttgcaagtagcaggtagcaagttTCTGGTTGCAAGTTGCatgttgcaggttgcaggttacAGGTTACAGGTTGCAGGTTGCgggttgcaggtagcaagttgcaggttgtaggtagcaagttgcaggttgcatgtagcaggtaataggttgcaggtagcaggtagcaggtaacaggttccATGTAGCAGGTAACATGTATCAAGTTGCTAGTTGTAGGTTGTAGGGAGGAGGTAACATGTTGCAGGTATCAGGTAGCAAGTGGATGATTGCAAGTTGCAAGTtgaaggtagcaggtagcaggttgtaggtagtaggttgcaggttTTAGGTAGCAGGAAGCTGGTACTAGGTAGCAGATTGCGGGTTACATGTTTCAGGTTGCAATGTAGCAGGTTGCACGTAGCAGGTAGCATGTgttaggtagcaggttgcaggtatcAAGTTGCtggttgtaggtagcaggtgACAGGTTGCATGTTACAGGTACCAGGTAACAAATTATTGATTACaagttgcaggttgcaggttggaggtagtaggtagtaggttgcatgttgcaggtagcaagttgcatgttgtaggtagcaggttcCATGTAGGAGGTACCAGGTAGCGGATAGAAGGTTGCAGGTTATAGGTTTCACGTTGcatgtaacaggtagcaggtaccAGGTTGTAGGTAGTAGGGAGAAAATTGTAAGTTACAGGTAGATGaaagcaggttgcaggtagcaagtagcaAGTTGTAAGTAACaagtagtaggtagcaggtaataGGTAGCATGTAACATGTAGTAGGTAGCTGCTAGTAGGTAGATAACTGTGGGcaacaggttgcaggtagcagttGTAGGTTGAAGGTAGCAAAtaacaggttgcaggttgcagggtGGAGGTAGTAGGTAACAAATAGCAGGTACATGTAGtaggtagtaggttgcaggtagaAGGTCGAAGATAACATCTAGCAGATAGCAGGTAGAAGGTAGGAGGTTACAGTAGATGGTAGCAGATAGGaggttgcaggtagtaggtaCTAGGTACCAGGTAggaggtagcaggttgcaggtagcaggtagcaggtagtaggttgcaggtagGAGGTTGCAAGTAGATAGCAGGTAGTAAGATTGAGTTTGTAGGTAGCCGGTTGCAAGTAACAAGTTGTTGGTTGTAGGTTGCACCTAGCAGGTTGCATgtagcaggttgtaggttgcaggtagcacgCAGGTTGTGGGTAGCAGATTGTTAAaatcttaagttcttcaataatATTACATTCGATTTAttgtgataaaaataatattaaaattgtttaattaaataatttaattatttaatcattttaaacctatttaattaaaaataatataaatataagtaataaAAGATTAATACAAATAGTaagatattatttaatttgattaaattttgtatttaattttttccagattttaatataattaaataataaaatataagtaataaaaGATCAACACAAACGAAATGATaagatattaattaatttgaataatttaataattgcAAAACtaatcttattcattttgatttactcaatcatatatataataaaattacaattactggaacctataaaatagaaataataacaAGCCTACAAACTGActattaatgcaatataacggtaaaatagtttaaaggtaataaaatcagaattaataaccaacatcctcccttaattctgatttggaacaacctttccaatttgagtcatgatattgctTTTCTCAATtgccatcaattcttcattcatagccttttgccatttggggtgttgaatggcaTCGGCAAGTTTCACAGGTTCTGATTttgcaagaaaagaaaagtgaaccaaatctccattgtcatcaacttcatcatcaagatttacttcgcaatcttgaagatgtacaggttgtcgttgctgccttcttggtcgctccatcatagttgcaattggagttgtaacttcaggttgaattacaacttcaggttgaactgcaacttcaggttgaactgcaagtgcttcaagagtgactccatcttccaTATCATTgttcaaaacataaatatatcgTTTTTTCGAATCTATTTCAGTTGCTgcattccattgccattcctcatattcggcaaatgtaacatcacgactaacaatcaccttctttttcattggattgtacagtttgtatcccccatgcttatatccaatgaaaatggtcttcactgccttatcatcaaacttcgatcttgctgccttggggacatgagcataagtaattgacccaaataccttcaagtgttgcacattgggtttgaatccactccatgcctcaatcggagttgtgttaggaacactccgagtgggtgatctatttatcaaatataccgcacatgttacgacctcagcccaaaaataatttggcatacctttcgctttaagcatgctcctcgccatgtccatgattgttctattctttctctcagcAACTTCGTTGTGTTGAGGTGCGTAGGGGcaagttatgttatgttgcaacccaagttcttcccagtgcctcttgaattcattagacttgtactcacctcctccatcactacgcaccatcttgatttgtctaccactctctctttcaacaaatgctttaaatattttaaagcagtggaatacctcatccttgcttttcaatacataaatccaggttttccttgaaaaatcatcaataaaggttaaaaaatacttattacctccaactgatgatatgttcatcgaGCCACAAACATatgtatgaacaagctccaaaggaaattttgcacgccaaggctccttaacaaatggtatcttgtgattctttccaaaaatgcaagtctcacacaattgatcagggtgatgaatatggggtaaaccattcactagatttcttttggaaagattttccaaactctgaaaatttaagtgcccaaagcATAAATGTCATAcccacgattcattattcactattgcattcaagcacttgaaatcacccatatgaatatctactggaaacatgcgattttttgataaaaaggatttaagaatcaaactaccttttttttttatcaaaaattaataatttattttcaactatgtgcatcacaTAACCCTTCTCGGCCAGCTGCcccatactcaacaaattacttttcttatcaggtacatagaaaacatcatagatgtacctgtgatcaccattcttcaatgtgataagaattcgcccttttccagtcaccgaaacgaacctgccatcatcgaatttcacttttgtgcgaaatgagtaTCTGCAAACAACTCATTCTTACCACACATGTGATTTGTACAACCTGTATAcaaataccaagtctgattgtttggagtttcatttgatgtggctgccattagtactgcatgatcctcttcatcttgttcgtgattactgtcttcttgagcacaattggcagcatgattatcaccttttgatctgcactcatttgcataatagccacgtttatggcaattataacactcaacatttgatttattataaatgcctCCTCGTCCTCCGCGTCCACGTTCACCACACCAagagttatttgaacttggattGTGATTGGAACCAATGTTGTTTTGCTCAGCGCCTCCATGATTCTGGTCACCACGACCTCCTTTACTACAATAAGTACCATGTTTATGATAGGATCTAAAAATTGAgacttgtgcttgtaaagcctgttcaattggtttttcaatcttattgtcattcatcctctgctcatgcgctcgtagggaaccagacaataaccttactgtcatttttgaaatgtcattggcctcttcaattgcggcaacaacatgttca
The sequence above is a segment of the Phaseolus vulgaris cultivar G19833 chromosome 2, P. vulgaris v2.0, whole genome shotgun sequence genome. Coding sequences within it:
- the LOC137809429 gene encoding uncharacterized protein; amino-acid sequence: MKKKVIVSRDVTFAEYEEWQWNAATEIDSKKRYIYVLNNDMEDGVTLEALAVQPEVAVQPEVVQPTTNNLLLATGYLQTQSYYLLSTCNLLPATYYLLPATCNLLPPTWYLVPTTCNLLSATIYCNLLPSTCYLLDVIFDLLPATYYLLHVPAICYLLPPPCNLQPVICYLQPTTATCNLLPTVIYLLAATYYMLHATYYLLPTTCYLQLATCYLQPAFIYL